The following are encoded together in the Streptomyces rapamycinicus NRRL 5491 genome:
- a CDS encoding sigma-70 family RNA polymerase sigma factor produces the protein MPRDDESPGAPKGAPGGTGAIGSLVGRAAEGDEQATHDLLALVHPLALRYCRTRLSRLPGDARHFVDDLAQEVCLAVLCALPRYRDTGKPFEAFVVAIASHKVADLQRAAMRHPGSTAVPSDEMPEQPDDSLGPEERALLSSDAEWAKKLLANLPEHQRELVLLRVAVGLTAEETGQMLGMSPGAVRVAQHRALSRLRALAEQ, from the coding sequence ATGCCGCGCGACGACGAGAGCCCAGGAGCCCCCAAGGGAGCTCCCGGGGGTACGGGGGCGATCGGCTCCCTCGTCGGGCGCGCAGCCGAGGGGGACGAGCAGGCCACCCACGATCTGCTGGCCCTGGTCCACCCGCTGGCCCTGCGCTACTGCCGTACGAGGCTGTCCCGACTTCCGGGTGATGCCCGCCACTTCGTGGACGACCTGGCGCAGGAGGTCTGTCTCGCGGTGCTGTGCGCGCTGCCGCGCTACCGCGACACCGGAAAGCCCTTCGAGGCGTTCGTCGTGGCCATCGCCTCCCACAAGGTCGCCGATCTGCAGCGGGCCGCCATGCGCCACCCGGGCTCCACGGCCGTCCCCTCGGACGAGATGCCGGAGCAGCCGGACGATTCGCTGGGGCCCGAGGAGCGGGCGCTGCTCAGCAGCGACGCGGAGTGGGCCAAGAAGCTGCTGGCCAACCTTCCGGAGCACCAGCGCGAGCTGGTGCTGCTGAGGGTCGCGGTCGGGCTGACGGCGGAGGAGACCGGGCAGATGCTCGGGATGTCCCCCGGAGCGGTGCGGGTCGCCCAGCACCGGGCGCTGAGCAGGCTGCGCGCGCTCGCCGAGCAGTGA
- a CDS encoding response regulator transcription factor: MTSVLVCDDSPLAREALRRAVATVPGVERVTTAANGEEVLRRWGADRSDLILMDVRMPGLGGVETVRRLLSADPGARIIMLTVAEDLDGVALAVAAGARGYLHKDASRAELRATVTQALADPTWRLAPRRLRSAEMGAAPTLTAREIQVLEGMSHGRSNAEIGRELFLSEDTVKTHARRLFKKLGASDRAHAVALGFRWGLVR; the protein is encoded by the coding sequence ATGACATCCGTCCTCGTCTGCGACGACTCCCCGCTTGCCCGAGAGGCGCTGCGCCGCGCGGTGGCGACCGTGCCCGGCGTCGAGCGTGTGACGACGGCGGCCAACGGCGAGGAAGTCCTCCGCCGCTGGGGTGCCGACCGCTCGGATCTGATTCTGATGGACGTACGGATGCCCGGTCTCGGCGGGGTCGAGACCGTGCGGCGGCTGCTCTCCGCCGACCCCGGCGCCCGGATCATCATGCTCACGGTCGCCGAGGACCTGGACGGAGTGGCGCTGGCCGTGGCGGCCGGCGCCCGTGGCTATCTGCACAAGGACGCCTCGCGCGCCGAGCTGCGCGCCACCGTGACCCAGGCGCTCGCCGACCCCACCTGGCGGCTGGCCCCGCGCCGGCTGCGCTCGGCCGAGATGGGCGCCGCGCCCACGCTCACCGCGCGGGAGATCCAGGTGCTCGAGGGCATGAGCCACGGCCGGTCCAACGCGGAGATCGGCCGCGAGCTGTTCCTGTCCGAGGACACGGTCAAGACGCACGCACGCCGGTTGTTCAAGAAGCTCGGCGCGTCCGACCGGGCACATGCGGTGGCCCTCGGGTTCCGCTGGGGTCTGGTCCGCTGA
- a CDS encoding MOSC domain-containing protein: MPHTPRPSTVLTVNIGRAMPSAHTDCPAGTGIDKRPVDRPVRVAAPGPKGRAGSGLAGDSVCDLRHHGGDDQAVYAYAREDLNVWERELARELANGAFGENLTTSGIDVNGALVGERWRVGSELLLEVTSPRIPCRTFAGWLGERGWLKRFTQAAVPGAYLRVIEPGEIRSGDSVEIVHRPDHEVTVEFLFRAETTERELLPRVLAAGDALHPEVRKTALKYRSAKAS, translated from the coding sequence ATGCCGCATACTCCACGCCCCTCAACCGTCCTCACCGTGAACATCGGCCGCGCGATGCCGAGCGCCCACACCGACTGCCCCGCAGGCACCGGTATCGACAAGCGGCCCGTCGACCGCCCGGTGCGGGTCGCGGCCCCCGGGCCGAAGGGCCGGGCCGGAAGCGGTCTGGCCGGTGACTCGGTCTGCGACCTCCGCCACCACGGCGGCGACGACCAGGCCGTCTACGCCTACGCCCGGGAGGACCTCAACGTCTGGGAGCGGGAGCTGGCCCGCGAGCTGGCCAACGGAGCCTTCGGCGAGAACCTCACCACCAGCGGTATCGACGTCAACGGCGCGCTCGTCGGCGAGCGCTGGCGAGTGGGGAGCGAACTGCTGCTGGAGGTGACCTCACCGCGGATCCCGTGCCGTACGTTCGCCGGGTGGCTGGGCGAGCGGGGGTGGCTCAAGCGGTTCACCCAGGCCGCCGTCCCGGGTGCGTATCTGCGGGTGATCGAGCCCGGCGAGATCCGCTCGGGCGACTCCGTCGAGATCGTGCACCGGCCCGACCACGAGGTGACGGTCGAGTTCCTCTTCCGCGCCGAGACCACGGAGCGGGAGCTGCTCCCGAGGGTGCTGGCGGCCGGTGACGCGCTGCATCCGGAGGTGCGGAAGACCGCCCTGAAGTACCGGTCCGCGAAGGCGAGCTGA
- a CDS encoding LysR family transcriptional regulator gives MIEARHLRVLRAVAATGSFSAAARELGCTQPAVSQQMKALEGAAGTPLLIRSGREMRLTEAGRALVRHAGGILAGLTAAEEEVAAIAGLRSGRVRLVSFPSGSSTLVPMALAEMRAAHPGTRVSLVEAEPPGSVEMLRSGDCEIALAFRYPQVSAEAEAASGGGGEWDDLVLRPLLSDRLVGVVPEGHKLAGAGAVGIAELAGEPWIAGCPRCRGHLVEVCESAGFTPRIDFATDDYPTVVGLVGAGLGVAVLPELALESVRTKGATTLEVEPAVRREVVALTLPDLARVPAVAATLDRLERAARR, from the coding sequence ATGATCGAGGCCCGCCATCTCAGGGTGCTGCGCGCGGTGGCCGCCACCGGCTCCTTCTCCGCCGCCGCCCGTGAGCTCGGCTGCACCCAGCCCGCCGTCAGCCAGCAGATGAAGGCCCTGGAGGGCGCCGCGGGCACCCCGCTGCTGATCCGCAGCGGACGGGAGATGCGGCTGACCGAGGCGGGCCGGGCGCTGGTGCGGCACGCCGGCGGGATCCTGGCCGGGCTGACCGCCGCCGAGGAGGAGGTCGCGGCGATCGCCGGGCTGCGCTCGGGCCGGGTGCGGCTGGTGTCCTTCCCCAGCGGCAGCTCGACCCTGGTGCCCATGGCGCTCGCCGAGATGCGCGCGGCGCACCCCGGGACGCGGGTCTCGCTCGTGGAGGCCGAGCCGCCGGGCTCGGTGGAGATGCTGCGCTCGGGCGACTGCGAGATCGCGCTGGCCTTCCGGTATCCGCAGGTGAGCGCGGAGGCGGAGGCGGCCTCGGGAGGCGGCGGCGAGTGGGACGACCTGGTCCTGCGGCCGCTGCTGAGCGATCGGCTGGTGGGCGTGGTGCCGGAGGGGCACAAGCTGGCGGGCGCCGGGGCGGTGGGGATCGCCGAGCTGGCCGGGGAGCCGTGGATCGCGGGCTGTCCGCGCTGCCGGGGGCATCTGGTGGAGGTGTGCGAGTCCGCGGGCTTCACGCCGCGCATCGACTTCGCGACGGACGACTATCCGACGGTCGTCGGCCTGGTCGGGGCCGGGCTGGGGGTCGCGGTGCTGCCCGAGCTGGCGCTGGAGTCGGTGCGGACCAAGGGCGCCACGACGCTGGAGGTGGAACCGGCGGTGCGGCGGGAAGTGGTGGCGCTGACCCTGCCCGACCTCGCCCGCGTCCCGGCGGTGGCGGCGACACTGGACCGGCTGGAGCGGGCCGCCCGCAGGTGA
- a CDS encoding SDR family NAD(P)-dependent oxidoreductase translates to MTTALITGTTAGIGAAFAGRLAADGHNLVLVARDEKRLREQAADLHDRHGVEADVLVADLSEDDGIAAVEARLKDRTHPVDLLVNNAGFGNRARYLDVPIADELRMLKLHCEAVLRLTSAGATTMRDRGRGGVINVASVAAFFPRGTYGASKAWVVQFTQGAAKDLASSGVRLMALCPGFVRTEFHARAGIKDTSVPSWMWLDPDRLVTAALKDFARGKSLSIPDPRYKAMSSLAKLAPRSALSSISSKVGRPPAKG, encoded by the coding sequence ATGACGACTGCATTGATTACCGGAACCACCGCGGGCATCGGCGCCGCCTTCGCGGGCCGGCTCGCCGCCGACGGGCACAATCTGGTGCTCGTCGCACGCGACGAGAAGCGGCTGCGGGAGCAGGCGGCGGATCTCCACGACCGGCACGGCGTGGAGGCGGACGTGCTGGTGGCGGACCTCTCCGAGGATGACGGGATCGCTGCGGTCGAGGCCCGGCTGAAGGACCGTACTCACCCGGTCGATCTGCTCGTCAACAACGCCGGTTTCGGCAACCGCGCCCGCTATCTGGATGTGCCGATCGCCGATGAGCTGCGGATGCTGAAGCTGCACTGCGAGGCGGTGCTGCGGCTGACCAGCGCGGGGGCCACGACGATGCGGGACCGGGGGCGCGGCGGGGTGATCAATGTGGCGTCGGTCGCGGCCTTCTTCCCGCGCGGGACGTACGGGGCGAGCAAGGCGTGGGTCGTGCAGTTCACGCAGGGCGCGGCGAAGGACCTGGCCAGCTCGGGGGTGCGGCTGATGGCGCTGTGCCCGGGGTTCGTCCGTACGGAGTTCCACGCGCGGGCGGGGATCAAGGACACCAGCGTGCCGAGCTGGATGTGGCTGGACCCGGACCGGCTGGTCACGGCGGCGCTGAAGGATTTCGCCCGGGGCAAGTCGCTGTCCATCCCGGACCCGCGCTACAAGGCGATGTCGAGCCTGGCGAAGCTGGCCCCGCGCTCGGCCCTCTCCTCCATCTCCTCCAAGGTCGGCCGCCCCCCGGCGAAGGGGTAG
- a CDS encoding WhiB family transcriptional regulator: MADFSRLPGPNADLWDWQLLAACRGVDSSLFFHPEGERGAARSAREMSAKEVCMRCPVRAQCAAHALAVREPYGVWGGLTEDEREELMGRARHRAVAGTGAPGS; encoded by the coding sequence ATGGCAGATTTCTCCCGTCTTCCCGGCCCGAATGCCGACCTGTGGGACTGGCAGCTCCTGGCCGCGTGTCGCGGGGTCGACAGCTCGCTCTTCTTCCACCCGGAGGGGGAGCGCGGCGCTGCCCGCAGCGCACGCGAGATGTCGGCGAAAGAGGTGTGCATGCGCTGCCCGGTACGGGCGCAGTGCGCGGCCCACGCCCTTGCCGTACGCGAGCCCTACGGAGTGTGGGGAGGGCTGACCGAGGACGAGCGCGAGGAGCTCATGGGGCGGGCACGGCATCGCGCGGTCGCCGGTACGGGAGCCCCGGGATCCTGA